From the genome of Treponema denticola:
GGACTTAAAAATAAGCCATGACGAAAAAAACTTTACCAAACTTAAGCCCTACGAAGTCTATGCCTTTGACGGCGGAGCAAAAACGGTCAGCATGGGAAGGGTAAGGGATTTTAACCTCATGGTAAAAGACGGTGTAGAAACGGAAGTAAAAAACTTTGCTCTAAACAAAAATTCGGTTTTAAAGTTTTCGGTATTGAAGGGAGAAATCGGCTGGATTTTTTTGTACAATACCAAAACCTTACTTAGAGCCGAAACATTCAACGAAAAAAAAGATTTTAATCTTGACAAATTGGACTTGATTATTTTTGAGGCAGACGATGATACAAAAGAAGAAGTTTTAATTTCGACCGATGGAGCCTTGAGCCTATTTTACGGAAAGGTACCGACAGTTTTTTAAACGGTAATCAAGGCTAAAAATCACAAACTTGGAATTATAATGAAAAAAAAGCTTTACGAAATTCTATATGAAGATAAGGATATTCTCATTGTAAATAAAAGTGCCGGCCTCCTCGTAGGAGCCGACCGCTGGGACAGCGAAGCTCCCCGCCTTGATAAGATACTTGAAGAACTTTACAAGGATAGGGAAGAGACAAAAATTTATCCTGTCCACAGGCTCGATAAGGAAACTTCAGGCCTCATTATCTATGCCCTAAATGCGGAAGCCCATAAAATTTTAAACGATGATTTTCAAAACCGCAAAATCGAAAAAATCTATCATGCGGTATCGACCGGCATTCCTCAAGAAGAAAATTTTAAAACTGAGGCAAAACTTAGAATAGACGGGGATAAGCTGCACCGCACCGTCATAGACGAAAAAAAAGGAAAAGAGTCTTTAACCGAATTCAGCCTTCTTAAAAAATTCAGCCGCTTTTGCCTTTTGGAAGCCCGTCCCATAACGGGCAGAACCCATCAAATAAGGGCTCACCTAAAACACCTTTGGCTTCCTATCCTATGCGATAATCTTTACGGAAACGGAGAGCCAGTTTACATATCGGCCTTAAAAAAGAATTGGAGAGGAGACAAATATGAGGAACGCCCTATAATCTCTCGTCTTGCCCTCCACGCCTATTCCTTAAAATTCTTTCATCCTATAAGCAAGGAAAAAATCGAAATAAGCGCAAGCTATCCCAAAGATATGGCGGGCCTTATAAACCAGCTTTCTAAAATATAAATATATATAAAAACTTAATCAGGAAAACAAAACTTTTATATTAGATATTTTAACTCATTGAGGATGTGATAAAATATAAGTCCTCTG
Proteins encoded in this window:
- a CDS encoding HutD family protein: MKITHYREKDFKTSNWSGGTTTELFIYPHEADYKKRDFLFRLSSATVDLDRSDFTPLSGFFRFISPLNGDLKISHDEKNFTKLKPYEVYAFDGGAKTVSMGRVRDFNLMVKDGVETEVKNFALNKNSVLKFSVLKGEIGWIFLYNTKTLLRAETFNEKKDFNLDKLDLIIFEADDDTKEEVLISTDGALSLFYGKVPTVF
- a CDS encoding RluA family pseudouridine synthase yields the protein MKKKLYEILYEDKDILIVNKSAGLLVGADRWDSEAPRLDKILEELYKDREETKIYPVHRLDKETSGLIIYALNAEAHKILNDDFQNRKIEKIYHAVSTGIPQEENFKTEAKLRIDGDKLHRTVIDEKKGKESLTEFSLLKKFSRFCLLEARPITGRTHQIRAHLKHLWLPILCDNLYGNGEPVYISALKKNWRGDKYEERPIISRLALHAYSLKFFHPISKEKIEISASYPKDMAGLINQLSKI